From a region of the Microterricola gilva genome:
- a CDS encoding lipase maturation factor family protein, with the protein MDWFDAGDYDIARLVLQRGVAAVYVIAFVSAINQFPALVGENGLLPAPRLLARTRFRELPSLFHWRYSDRMLLALAWFAVAVSAALVLGLPQLGPPWLPMLAFLMLWAVYLSIVNIGQVFYGFGWESLLLEAGFVVAFLGSDEVAPPLLIIIYLRWLLFRLELGAGLIKIRGGREWRDFTALDYHHETQPMPNPLSRLAHRLPRWFHRCEVLGNHIAELLVPFFLFAPQPVASVAAGILIGTQLWLIITGNFAWLNWLTIVLAFSAIDDTTLRALLPVLPESHAPADAPVWFVVIVLAGTVLLVALSWWPARNLLSRHQLMNASFNRYHLVNAYGMFGTVTKRRLEVVVEGCDDAEPGEGAVWEAYEFRGKPGDPMRMPRQFAPYHLRLDWLMWFLALGSRDTRWFETFLVRLLEGDARTLRLLRRNPFPTGAPRWVRARVFLYRFSTGAERRATGARWVRSEIGELVEPVELGSVGRR; encoded by the coding sequence ATGGACTGGTTCGACGCGGGGGACTACGACATTGCGCGGCTCGTGCTGCAACGGGGAGTCGCTGCCGTCTACGTGATCGCCTTCGTCTCGGCCATCAACCAGTTCCCGGCGCTCGTCGGCGAAAACGGGCTGTTGCCAGCACCCCGACTCCTGGCTCGGACCCGCTTCCGCGAGCTTCCGAGCCTGTTCCACTGGCGCTATTCCGACCGGATGCTGCTGGCGCTCGCGTGGTTCGCTGTGGCGGTCTCGGCGGCGCTCGTGCTCGGTCTGCCTCAGCTCGGCCCGCCGTGGCTGCCGATGCTGGCGTTCCTGATGCTCTGGGCCGTGTACCTGTCCATCGTCAACATCGGGCAGGTCTTCTACGGTTTCGGCTGGGAGAGCCTGCTGCTGGAGGCCGGATTCGTCGTCGCGTTCCTCGGCTCCGATGAGGTGGCCCCGCCGCTGCTGATCATCATCTACCTGCGCTGGTTGCTGTTCCGTCTCGAGCTCGGCGCCGGGCTCATCAAGATCCGCGGCGGGCGCGAGTGGCGGGACTTCACGGCGCTCGACTACCACCACGAGACGCAGCCGATGCCGAACCCCCTGAGCCGGCTGGCACACCGTCTGCCGCGGTGGTTCCATCGCTGCGAGGTGCTCGGCAACCACATCGCCGAGCTGCTCGTGCCGTTCTTCCTGTTCGCGCCGCAGCCCGTGGCATCCGTCGCCGCCGGCATCCTGATCGGCACCCAGCTCTGGTTGATCATCACCGGCAACTTCGCCTGGCTGAACTGGTTGACCATCGTGCTCGCCTTCTCGGCGATCGACGACACCACCCTCCGCGCGCTCCTACCCGTGTTGCCGGAGTCGCACGCCCCCGCGGATGCGCCCGTGTGGTTCGTCGTCATCGTGCTCGCGGGTACCGTGCTACTCGTCGCGCTCAGCTGGTGGCCGGCCCGCAACCTGCTCTCCCGCCATCAGCTGATGAACGCGAGCTTCAACCGCTACCACCTGGTGAACGCCTACGGCATGTTCGGCACCGTCACCAAACGGCGCCTCGAGGTGGTAGTCGAGGGCTGCGACGACGCCGAGCCGGGGGAGGGCGCCGTCTGGGAGGCGTATGAGTTCCGGGGCAAGCCGGGGGATCCCATGCGGATGCCGCGCCAATTCGCCCCGTACCACCTGCGGCTGGATTGGCTGATGTGGTTCCTCGCGCTGGGGTCGCGCGACACGCGCTGGTTCGAGACCTTCCTCGTCCGCCTGCTCGAGGGGGACGCGCGGACGCTGCGACTGCTGCGCCGAAACCCGTTCCCGACCGGAGCACCGCGCTGGGTGCGCGCCCGCGTGTTCCTCTACCGTTTCAGCACCGGGGCCGAGCGTCGCGCCACTGGTGCGAGGTGGGTGCGCTCCGAGATCGGTGAGCTGGTCGAGCCGGTCGAGCTGGGGAGCGTTGGGCGACGCTGA
- a CDS encoding DUF503 domain-containing protein yields the protein MWIGWLELDILLGDVHSLKEKRSVVRPLVAELRRRFQVSVAEVDHLDLHRRTAIGVSLVAADRGHVTEVLDAVEHFVAYRPEIELLSAHRADRTTGDD from the coding sequence ATGTGGATCGGATGGCTGGAGCTGGACATCCTGCTCGGTGACGTGCACTCCCTCAAGGAGAAGCGCTCCGTCGTCCGGCCGTTGGTGGCAGAGCTCCGACGACGCTTTCAGGTGAGCGTCGCCGAGGTCGACCATCTCGATCTGCACCGGCGCACGGCGATCGGGGTCTCACTGGTCGCCGCCGACCGCGGCCACGTCACCGAGGTGCTCGATGCGGTGGAGCACTTCGTGGCGTATCGGCCCGAGATCGAGCTGCTCTCGGCGCACCGCGCCGACCGCACCACCGGCGACGACTGA
- the dapF gene encoding diaminopimelate epimerase, with the protein MAFDLHFTKGQGTGNDFVLFADPDGLNPLSPAQIAAVCDRRFGIGGDGLIRAVRSSRLPEGAAALAEDGDAEWFMDYWNADGTPSEMCGNGIRVFTRFLLDQGLAVLADGDTLPIGTRAGVRDVQGNRNGFQVDLGRWRLDGGEPLVRAKNLPVARPGLGINVGNPHVVVALADEAELEAADLGYIPQLEPAPADGANVEFVVPADPLVHDGVGRFRMRVHERGSGETQSCGTGAAAAALAVRHWAGAGAPNQWRVEVPGGVLGVRMFPTEDGEHVALSGPAELVFDGVLSLG; encoded by the coding sequence ATGGCGTTCGATCTGCACTTCACCAAAGGCCAGGGCACGGGCAACGACTTCGTGCTCTTCGCTGACCCCGACGGGCTGAACCCGTTGAGCCCGGCCCAGATCGCCGCGGTGTGCGATCGCCGCTTCGGCATCGGCGGTGATGGGCTGATCCGCGCCGTGCGCTCGAGCCGCCTCCCGGAGGGTGCAGCGGCCCTCGCCGAGGACGGCGACGCCGAGTGGTTCATGGACTACTGGAACGCCGACGGCACCCCGTCCGAGATGTGCGGCAACGGCATCCGCGTCTTCACCCGCTTCCTGCTCGACCAGGGCCTCGCCGTGCTCGCCGACGGCGATACGCTCCCGATCGGAACCAGGGCGGGCGTGCGCGATGTGCAGGGCAACCGCAACGGATTCCAGGTCGATCTCGGCCGCTGGCGGCTCGATGGCGGGGAACCGCTCGTGCGTGCCAAGAACCTGCCCGTCGCCCGGCCCGGTCTCGGCATCAACGTCGGCAACCCGCATGTCGTCGTCGCGCTGGCCGACGAGGCCGAACTCGAAGCGGCCGACCTCGGCTACATCCCGCAGCTCGAACCGGCTCCGGCCGATGGCGCCAACGTCGAGTTCGTCGTGCCGGCCGATCCGCTGGTCCACGACGGCGTCGGGCGCTTCCGCATGCGGGTGCACGAGCGCGGTTCCGGCGAGACTCAGTCCTGCGGAACGGGGGCAGCGGCCGCCGCCCTCGCGGTGCGGCACTGGGCGGGTGCCGGCGCGCCGAACCAGTGGCGTGTCGAGGTGCCAGGCGGTGTGCTCGGCGTGCGGATGTTCCCGACGGAAGACGGCGAGCACGTTGCGCTCTCCGGGCCGGCGGAGCTCGTCTTCGACGGCGTGCTCAGCCTGGGCTAG
- the miaA gene encoding tRNA (adenosine(37)-N6)-dimethylallyltransferase MiaA — translation MSGEQPAHPDGHALIAVVGATGTGKSALSLDVAERLAADGIAAEIVNADAMQLYRGMDIGTAKLPLAERRGIPHHMFDVLGVRDEATVAGYQERARAIVDDIRARGAVPIVVGGSGLYVSALVYDFRFPGTDPAIRASLEEELLALGTGTLYRRLAAFDQATALRIGSSNGRRIVRALEVIAVTGEPNAAALQDEPVPWHPLAIVGLAAERETLTARLDRRVEQMWADGLLDEVRALLPLGIEQGVTASRAIGYTQAIDEIHGRSSEAEAIEATQQLTRRYARRQVSWFKRYPHAHWLAAAVEGEGADAAEARTDAALRAWRSSAEGLTPAT, via the coding sequence GTGAGCGGTGAACAGCCGGCGCACCCGGACGGGCACGCGCTGATCGCCGTCGTTGGCGCAACCGGAACGGGCAAGTCGGCACTCTCGCTCGACGTCGCGGAGCGGCTCGCCGCCGACGGCATCGCCGCCGAGATCGTCAACGCCGACGCGATGCAGCTGTACCGCGGCATGGACATCGGCACGGCGAAGCTGCCCCTCGCCGAGCGCCGCGGCATCCCGCACCACATGTTCGACGTGTTGGGCGTGCGCGACGAGGCGACTGTCGCCGGCTACCAGGAACGGGCCAGGGCGATCGTCGACGACATCCGTGCCCGCGGCGCCGTGCCGATCGTCGTCGGCGGCTCCGGGCTCTACGTCTCTGCCTTGGTCTACGACTTCCGCTTCCCAGGAACCGACCCGGCGATCCGCGCATCACTTGAGGAGGAACTCCTCGCTCTCGGCACCGGCACCCTCTACCGCCGCCTCGCCGCCTTCGACCAGGCCACCGCGCTCCGCATCGGCTCCAGCAACGGCCGCCGCATCGTCCGCGCGCTCGAGGTCATCGCGGTCACAGGGGAGCCGAACGCCGCCGCGCTGCAAGATGAGCCCGTGCCGTGGCATCCGCTCGCCATCGTCGGACTCGCGGCCGAGCGCGAGACGCTCACCGCGCGGCTCGACCGCCGGGTCGAACAAATGTGGGCGGACGGCCTGCTCGACGAGGTGCGTGCGCTGTTGCCGCTCGGCATCGAACAGGGCGTCACCGCCAGCCGGGCGATCGGCTACACCCAAGCGATCGATGAGATCCACGGGCGCAGCAGCGAGGCGGAGGCCATCGAGGCCACGCAGCAGCTCACACGTCGCTACGCGCGCCGCCAGGTGAGCTGGTTCAAGCGCTACCCGCACGCGCATTGGCTCGCCGCTGCGGTCGAGGGCGAAGGGGCGGATGCCGCGGAGGCGCGCACCGACGCCGCACTGCGCGCGTGGCGTTCGTCCGCTGAAGGCCTCACTCCCGCCACTTAG